In Anseongella ginsenosidimutans, one genomic interval encodes:
- a CDS encoding CpsD/CapB family tyrosine-protein kinase, which yields MGLIVPLTYVNSKDFLHSRIKSEFDIEKYTDISIIGKIGRNTGSSNLVIHEASNSLIAESFRSLRTNLQFVLNFNASNVIMVTSSTHGEGKTFLTWNLGSSLALAGKKVVFIELDLRKPKLSGMMGIEYDHHGYTDYINEDLDVQSIIKPSLFNENCFIVSSGPVPLNPSELLLSEKLGKLIAYLRSRFDYVIIDSPPVGLVSDALIIEKFADITMYVARHNYTNKSQIEIVNELKRKTKIRNLYLVVNDINLARAGYIGYGNSYV from the coding sequence ATGGGCCTGATTGTTCCGCTTACCTATGTCAATTCCAAAGATTTCCTGCATTCCAGGATAAAATCCGAGTTCGACATAGAAAAGTATACCGATATTTCCATCATTGGCAAGATTGGGCGTAATACAGGTTCTTCAAACCTGGTGATCCACGAAGCATCCAATTCGCTTATCGCCGAAAGCTTCCGCAGCCTCCGGACCAACTTGCAGTTCGTGCTTAATTTTAACGCTTCCAATGTAATTATGGTTACCTCCAGTACGCATGGAGAAGGGAAGACGTTCCTTACCTGGAATCTTGGAAGTTCGCTGGCGCTGGCCGGAAAAAAAGTAGTCTTCATAGAACTTGATCTGAGGAAACCCAAATTGTCCGGAATGATGGGGATTGAATATGATCACCATGGTTATACTGATTATATTAATGAAGATCTCGACGTACAAAGCATTATTAAACCCAGCCTGTTCAACGAAAACTGTTTCATCGTCAGTTCAGGCCCGGTGCCTTTGAATCCTTCGGAATTATTGCTGAGTGAAAAACTTGGCAAACTGATCGCTTACCTCCGCAGCCGTTTCGACTATGTTATTATTGACAGTCCGCCAGTTGGCCTTGTTTCCGACGCGCTGATCATTGAAAAGTTTGCGGACATCACCATGTACGTGGCAAGGCATAACTACACGAACAAATCGCAGATTGAGATCGTGAACGAACTGAAAAGGAAGACAAAAATCCGTAATCTTTACCTGGTGGTGAATGACATTAACCTCGCCCGGGCAGGATACATCGGATATGGAAATAGCTATGTGTAG
- a CDS encoding GumC family protein — MNAVTRSDRNSGIAGLLRNIKSHWYLFILGLVVFLSLAYAYTSFATKEYMIESTMLLQDQQPPVGTSAMNNFASEIGMFSLTDGKSNIKNEEVILKSRFLMKQVVQDLDLNVIVFSGYGFGSHEIFREAPFQAGIRNIAVDSLYQRTYRVEITGNNTWRLSSEEEELTKDVRFGSAVKLPQYELLLERKKDVPLVPGTVYSLEIISDEDAVGRLASSYNVQFSDKSVTTVDMSLIYPHPEKGEVILQHIMDKYLENNIKEKVRMADSMLVFINNRLNVVAGELSEVEEKLEDYRSSNRITDISEQSRVLIDNASNYYNKLQEAQTQLSIINQLEGYLGEPDNKSVIPSSLSIQNASFAASLAQYNSLLLEREKKSLSYTDANPVIRNLDQQIQGVRSNLLQNITSYKKELQLSTRELGSENAAFNSKIQQVPGKERVFLDYARQQNLKQQLYMYLLQRWEEAAIAKNSNMPGSRIIDNAKSTSWPVKPPSGSFISWHLSWA; from the coding sequence ATGAACGCAGTAACAAGATCGGACAGAAATTCGGGGATAGCAGGCCTGCTTCGAAACATTAAATCCCATTGGTACCTGTTTATACTCGGCCTGGTTGTATTTCTTTCGCTGGCATACGCGTATACCTCTTTTGCCACAAAAGAATACATGATAGAAAGCACTATGCTGCTGCAAGACCAGCAGCCGCCCGTGGGAACGTCGGCGATGAATAATTTTGCTTCTGAGATCGGGATGTTCTCCCTTACCGACGGCAAAAGCAATATTAAAAACGAGGAGGTCATCTTAAAATCCAGGTTCCTGATGAAGCAAGTCGTACAAGACCTGGATTTGAACGTAATCGTGTTTTCCGGGTATGGGTTTGGTTCGCATGAGATCTTCCGGGAAGCGCCTTTTCAGGCTGGTATACGGAATATTGCAGTCGATTCCCTGTATCAAAGAACATACCGCGTCGAGATCACCGGCAATAATACCTGGCGGTTAAGCAGCGAAGAGGAAGAACTGACAAAGGACGTTCGTTTTGGAAGTGCCGTAAAACTTCCTCAGTATGAGCTGCTGCTGGAAAGAAAGAAGGATGTTCCGCTCGTGCCGGGGACAGTTTACAGCCTGGAAATAATTTCCGATGAGGATGCAGTAGGCCGTCTTGCCAGTAGTTATAACGTGCAGTTTTCTGACAAGTCTGTAACAACCGTCGATATGTCGCTGATATACCCCCATCCGGAAAAGGGCGAAGTGATCCTTCAGCATATCATGGATAAGTACCTGGAAAATAATATAAAGGAAAAGGTGCGAATGGCCGACAGTATGCTGGTTTTTATTAATAACCGGCTGAATGTCGTGGCGGGCGAGCTGAGCGAAGTGGAAGAAAAGTTGGAAGACTACAGGAGCAGCAATCGAATTACCGATATCAGTGAACAATCAAGGGTGCTGATAGATAACGCGAGCAACTACTACAACAAGCTCCAGGAGGCGCAGACGCAGCTGTCTATTATTAATCAGCTGGAAGGTTATCTCGGCGAGCCGGATAACAAGAGCGTGATCCCCAGTTCTCTTAGCATTCAGAATGCTTCCTTTGCGGCTTCTCTTGCTCAGTACAATTCGCTACTGCTCGAACGGGAAAAGAAAAGCCTTTCCTATACCGACGCAAATCCCGTGATCAGGAACCTGGATCAGCAGATCCAGGGAGTTCGTTCGAACTTGCTTCAGAATATAACTTCTTATAAAAAGGAACTGCAGCTCAGTACCCGGGAACTTGGCAGCGAGAATGCAGCATTTAACAGCAAGATACAGCAAGTGCCGGGTAAAGAACGTGTTTTTCTTGACTATGCCCGTCAGCAGAACCTCAAGCAGCAGTTGTACATGTACCTGCTACAGCGGTGGGAAGAGGCGGCTATTGCAAAAAATTCAAATATGCCGGGGTCAAGAATCATCGATAATGCGAAAAGTACCAGCTGGCCGGTAAAGCCCCCAAGCGGATCATTTATTTCATGGCATTTGTCATGGGCCTGA
- a CDS encoding polysaccharide biosynthesis/export family protein — protein sequence MKKIRLYFYTVLAVSALSSCASSKKLSYFQNIPENSKPVPVDIADYIEPVIHPDDVLEININTIDPQAAVMINSRNGDARTPSPASGYLVDKEGFVEIPVLGRVKLAGMSTFEAKEYLQQLASEFYRSPVVEVRYTNFRVTVLGEVENPASYVMPNERVSIIDALGYAGDLTVYGKRNNILLIRKNPEGENVAVRMDITDKRILNSPYFYLKQNDIVYVEPSRTRLLNSDNTVPRYLTLAATLVSAYVLLIRYTSLGGN from the coding sequence ATGAAAAAGATACGCCTTTATTTTTATACCGTGCTGGCAGTAAGTGCGCTAAGTTCCTGCGCATCTTCGAAAAAGCTTTCCTATTTTCAAAACATTCCCGAAAATAGCAAGCCGGTACCGGTAGATATTGCCGACTATATTGAGCCGGTGATCCATCCTGACGACGTCCTGGAGATCAATATCAACACGATAGATCCACAGGCTGCCGTTATGATCAATAGCCGGAACGGCGATGCGCGGACTCCTTCCCCTGCTTCAGGTTACCTCGTGGATAAGGAGGGATTTGTGGAAATTCCGGTTCTGGGAAGGGTGAAACTGGCGGGCATGTCCACCTTCGAGGCGAAAGAATACTTGCAGCAGCTGGCTTCAGAATTTTACCGGTCGCCGGTAGTTGAGGTGCGTTATACCAATTTTCGCGTGACTGTGCTGGGCGAGGTGGAAAATCCCGCATCCTATGTTATGCCGAACGAACGGGTATCCATCATCGATGCCTTAGGGTACGCAGGAGACCTGACAGTTTACGGAAAAAGAAATAACATTCTGCTGATCAGAAAGAATCCGGAAGGGGAAAACGTAGCTGTAAGAATGGATATCACCGACAAGCGGATCCTTAATTCCCCCTATTTCTACCTCAAGCAGAATGATATTGTCTATGTGGAGCCGTCCAGGACACGGCTGCTGAATTCAGACAATACTGTTCCACGATACCTGACGCTTGCTGCAACACTGGTATCGGCATACGTACTCTTAATACGATATACTTCTTTAGGGGGGAATTAA